The following proteins are co-located in the Sphingomonas panacis genome:
- a CDS encoding YkgJ family cysteine cluster protein, producing MHTETDLETMILGPVLPDRACGDCTACCTVLAVDTPDFKKPAETPCTHLGTGGCTIHDIRPRICRTWFCAWRRVATMPDSARPDRSGLLVSLNFVHQPQNCFEGVAINVRVLAGSDAIGNGMAAAILDIMCDQLVPVWFSDGSKKMLMHPENDVARLVLSGDAAPAHLQDEVAAWRERYGVFAADA from the coding sequence ATGCACACCGAGACCGATCTCGAAACCATGATATTGGGGCCGGTCCTGCCGGATCGTGCCTGCGGCGATTGCACGGCGTGCTGCACGGTGCTCGCGGTGGATACCCCCGATTTCAAAAAGCCTGCGGAAACGCCGTGCACCCACCTCGGCACGGGCGGGTGCACTATCCATGACATCCGTCCGCGCATCTGCCGGACGTGGTTCTGTGCATGGCGACGGGTCGCGACCATGCCCGATTCAGCTCGGCCGGATCGATCCGGCCTCCTTGTCTCGCTCAATTTCGTTCATCAGCCGCAGAACTGCTTCGAGGGCGTCGCGATCAACGTCCGCGTGCTCGCCGGTAGCGACGCGATCGGCAACGGCATGGCCGCCGCGATCCTCGACATAATGTGCGATCAGTTGGTCCCGGTCTGGTTCAGCGATGGATCGAAGAAGATGTTGATGCATCCCGAGAATGACGTGGCGCGTCTCGTCCTCTCGGGGGATGCGGCACCGGCACATCTGCAGGACGAGGTTGCCGCATGGCGCGAGCGCTACGGCGTATTCGCTGCGGACGCGTAG
- a CDS encoding family 43 glycosylhydrolase: MRKLLTGLVLATLAAGQGTAAAPAEPRWDAPGDANPLLPGYFADPSIVHDAGRWYVFATIDPWGDDRLGLWTSANGRDWTFSTPDWPTKAASTSPTSGDSKVWAPSVVKAPNGHWYMYVSVGSEIWVGTAPSPAGPWRDANGGRPLVSKSFAPAYHMIDAEAFVDTDGHAYLYWGSGLNWVNGHCFVVRLAPDMVHFDGTPRDVTPANYFEAPFMLKAGGHYLLTYSDGNTTKDTYKVRYAIGDTPLGPFREAANSPLLETSVARDVVSPGHHAVFRSGEQAYILYHRAALPWPRGGDEVLRQVAVDPLSIGADGTIGTVHPSHGAAVAGFAPARDRGLPWRASGSNDSDALYGPARAADDNYATLWKPAAGPAQLVADLGRVRRVTGSRLRPEYATRDYRFAVEASSDGRTWRQIVPVGTHRGSPIAVSHSIDARYLRLTFPDGGAALWEWSID, translated from the coding sequence ATGCGGAAATTGCTGACCGGGCTGGTGCTGGCGACGCTCGCGGCGGGGCAGGGGACCGCCGCCGCGCCAGCGGAGCCGCGCTGGGATGCACCCGGCGATGCCAACCCGCTGCTGCCCGGCTATTTCGCCGATCCATCGATCGTCCATGATGCCGGCCGCTGGTACGTGTTCGCGACGATCGACCCGTGGGGCGACGACCGGCTCGGCCTCTGGACATCCGCGAATGGACGCGACTGGACCTTCTCGACGCCCGACTGGCCGACCAAGGCCGCTTCCACCAGCCCCACCTCGGGCGATTCGAAGGTCTGGGCGCCCTCGGTGGTGAAAGCTCCGAACGGGCACTGGTACATGTACGTTTCGGTCGGCAGCGAAATCTGGGTCGGCACCGCGCCATCGCCGGCGGGGCCGTGGCGCGACGCGAACGGTGGCCGGCCGCTCGTGTCGAAGAGCTTCGCGCCCGCCTACCACATGATCGACGCCGAAGCCTTCGTCGATACGGATGGGCACGCCTATCTGTACTGGGGGTCGGGGCTGAACTGGGTCAACGGTCACTGCTTCGTCGTCCGGCTCGCGCCTGACATGGTGCATTTCGACGGAACGCCGCGCGACGTGACGCCGGCGAACTATTTCGAGGCGCCCTTCATGCTGAAGGCGGGCGGCCACTACCTGCTGACGTACAGCGACGGCAACACCACCAAGGACACGTACAAGGTCCGCTACGCGATCGGCGACACGCCGCTCGGGCCGTTCCGCGAGGCCGCGAACAGTCCGCTCCTCGAAACCAGCGTGGCGCGGGACGTGGTGAGCCCCGGCCACCATGCCGTGTTCCGCTCGGGCGAGCAGGCCTATATCCTGTATCATCGCGCCGCGCTGCCGTGGCCGCGCGGCGGGGACGAGGTTCTCCGCCAGGTCGCCGTCGATCCGCTCAGCATCGGAGCGGACGGCACGATCGGCACGGTACACCCGTCGCACGGTGCGGCGGTCGCCGGGTTCGCTCCGGCGCGGGATCGTGGCCTGCCGTGGCGCGCGTCCGGCAGCAACGATTCCGACGCGCTGTACGGCCCCGCGCGCGCGGCGGATGACAATTACGCGACGCTTTGGAAGCCGGCGGCCGGCCCTGCCCAACTGGTCGCCGACCTGGGGCGTGTCCGGCGCGTGACGGGCAGCCGCTTGCGCCCGGAATATGCCACACGCGACTATCGCTTCGCTGTCGAGGCGTCGTCGGACGGCAGGACGTGGCGACAAATCGTGCCGGTCGGCACGCATCGCGGCTCTCCCATCGCGGTGAGTCACTCCATCGATGCGCGTTACTTGCGCCTCACCTTTCCCGATGGCGGCGCCGCACTGTGGGAATGGTCGATCGACTGA